From Flavobacterium sp. 102, a single genomic window includes:
- a CDS encoding FAD-dependent monooxygenase, with protein MKKEENQKTSWTICEECQGLGKKSRRLRKKVRLEFQAALDQFEKTGEGTAPALPKPHLDTCSNCSGSGLIASDFPPIPDTENYPHVAIIGGGIGGVALAVACLHRSIPFTLYERDNSFDARAQGYGLTLQQASKAIAGLGISSLEEGVVSTRHLVHTTEGKVIGEWGMRKWLGSDSQKPLKRRNIHIARQSLRAALLKQLNGHETIQWGHQLTGFKEVDGEGVHLSFQVNGQIKTTKADLVVGADGIRSTVHSLLIGEDVTPLRYLGCIVILGICPLAALEGHDTSLLDSATVFQTANGHERIYMMPYASDSVMWQLSYPMPENEAKALCAQGIPALKQEACRRTQWHNPIPQIMASTPETHLSAYPVYDRELLDSALLDESGPFTLIGDAAHPMSPFKGQGANQALLDALALARAIAKACRPLSQWKKAGVRKSILTGFESEMLARSAIKVAASEAAAQFLHSEMVLHEGDEPRGRCLRDSI; from the coding sequence GTGAAAAAGGAAGAAAATCAAAAAACCAGCTGGACCATCTGCGAGGAATGTCAGGGACTTGGTAAAAAAAGTCGTAGGCTTCGAAAGAAAGTGCGGCTCGAATTTCAGGCAGCATTAGATCAGTTCGAAAAAACAGGCGAAGGAACAGCTCCTGCGCTCCCTAAACCCCATCTCGACACCTGCTCTAATTGTTCCGGCTCCGGACTGATAGCGTCTGACTTCCCTCCTATTCCCGATACCGAAAACTACCCACACGTGGCCATTATTGGCGGTGGTATAGGTGGCGTTGCGCTTGCCGTGGCCTGTTTGCACCGCAGTATCCCTTTTACCCTATATGAACGCGATAACAGTTTCGATGCCCGAGCCCAGGGCTATGGTCTCACTTTGCAACAAGCCAGTAAAGCCATTGCCGGATTGGGTATTTCTTCATTGGAAGAAGGCGTGGTTTCGACAAGACATTTGGTTCACACCACCGAAGGAAAAGTAATTGGGGAATGGGGCATGAGGAAATGGTTGGGCTCCGATTCCCAAAAACCTCTAAAACGCAGAAATATACATATCGCAAGGCAATCGTTGCGTGCTGCGCTGCTGAAACAACTCAACGGACATGAGACAATACAATGGGGCCATCAGCTAACCGGTTTTAAGGAAGTTGACGGCGAAGGTGTTCACCTGAGCTTTCAAGTGAACGGCCAAATAAAAACGACCAAGGCAGACCTCGTGGTGGGTGCCGATGGCATTCGCAGTACGGTGCACAGTTTGTTAATTGGTGAGGACGTTACCCCTTTGCGCTATCTTGGCTGTATTGTGATATTAGGGATTTGTCCTTTAGCGGCACTTGAAGGTCATGACACTTCTTTGCTCGATTCGGCTACAGTATTCCAAACGGCCAATGGCCATGAGCGTATATATATGATGCCTTATGCGTCAGATTCCGTAATGTGGCAGTTGAGCTACCCAATGCCTGAAAATGAAGCGAAAGCGCTTTGTGCTCAAGGCATTCCCGCACTCAAGCAGGAAGCCTGCCGTAGGACCCAATGGCACAATCCTATTCCTCAAATTATGGCTAGCACCCCGGAAACGCACCTATCCGCCTATCCGGTGTATGACCGGGAATTACTCGATTCCGCATTGTTGGATGAAAGTGGCCCATTCACCCTAATTGGAGATGCCGCACACCCTATGAGCCCGTTCAAAGGACAAGGGGCAAACCAGGCACTACTGGATGCACTCGCGCTGGCCCGGGCAATAGCAAAAGCATGCAGACCTTTATCTCAATGGAAAAAAGCCGGTGTGCGAAAAAGTATCTTGACCGGATTTGAATCAGAAATGTTAGCGCGTAGTGCTATCAAAGTGGCTGCATCTGAAGCCGCTGCACAGTTCTTACATTCTGAAATGGTGCTCCATGAAGGTGATGAACCGAGAGGACGTTGTTTGCGTGATAGTATTTAA
- the scpA gene encoding methylmalonyl-CoA mutase, with protein sequence MRKDIQHIQIGKSQKAEGISSETANFKTAEDIDLKPTYTKEDIADLEHLGFGAGFAPNLRGPYATMYVRRPWTIRQYAGFSTAEESNAFYRRNLAAGQKGLSVAFDLATHRGYDSDHERVVGDVGKAGVAIDSVEDMKVLFDQIPLNEMSVSMTMNGAVLPIMAFYIVAAEEQGVAPELLSGTIQNDILKEFMVRNTYIYPPTPSMKIIADIFEYTSKKMPKFNSISISGYHMQEAGATADIELAYTLADGLEYIRTGLATGMKIDEFAPRLSFFWAIGMNHFMEIAKMRAGRMLWAKLLKQFNPQDEKSLALRTHCQTSGWSLTEQDPFNNVARTAIEAAAAAFGGTQSLHTNALDEAIALPTDFSARIARNTQIFLQEETKICKTVDPWAGSYYVESLTAEIAEKAWALIEEVEELGGMTKAIEAGIPKLRIEEAAARKQARIDSSQDIIVGVNKYRLDKEDPLHILDVDNQMVRKQQIEQLQHIKATRDNDKVKVCLAKLTDCAKTWQNNSTGSHVHGNDNNLLSLAVEAARNRATLGEISDALEAIFGRYKAQIRSFSGVYSKEIKNDESFEKAKQLADAFAKKEGRRPRIMIAKMGQDGHDRGAKVVATGYADVGFDVDIGPLFQTPEEAAKQAVENDVHILGVSSLAAGHKTLVPQVIEELKKYGREDIMVIVGGVIPAQDYQFLFDAGAVAVFGPGTKISEAAINILEVLLEE encoded by the coding sequence ATGAGAAAGGATATTCAACATATACAAATAGGCAAAAGCCAAAAGGCAGAAGGCATAAGTTCTGAAACTGCAAATTTCAAAACTGCTGAAGACATAGATTTAAAACCAACCTATACTAAAGAAGACATCGCCGATTTAGAGCACCTGGGTTTCGGAGCAGGCTTTGCACCCAATCTTCGCGGTCCGTATGCTACGATGTACGTTCGTCGCCCGTGGACGATTCGCCAATACGCCGGATTTTCTACTGCCGAAGAAAGTAATGCTTTCTACAGAAGAAACTTAGCGGCCGGACAAAAAGGACTATCCGTCGCTTTTGATTTGGCGACTCACCGAGGTTATGATTCCGACCACGAACGTGTGGTTGGTGATGTTGGAAAAGCCGGAGTGGCGATTGATTCGGTTGAAGATATGAAAGTGTTGTTTGACCAAATTCCGCTCAACGAAATGTCGGTTTCGATGACCATGAACGGAGCGGTTTTGCCCATCATGGCTTTCTATATCGTCGCTGCCGAAGAACAAGGCGTGGCACCGGAATTGCTTTCTGGAACGATACAAAACGATATTTTGAAGGAGTTTATGGTGCGCAATACTTATATCTATCCGCCAACGCCTTCGATGAAAATTATTGCCGATATTTTTGAATACACCAGCAAAAAAATGCCCAAATTCAACTCGATTTCCATTTCGGGTTACCACATGCAAGAAGCCGGAGCTACTGCCGATATTGAGTTGGCGTACACTTTAGCCGATGGCCTAGAATACATCCGCACCGGTTTGGCTACCGGAATGAAAATCGATGAGTTCGCTCCTCGCCTATCTTTCTTTTGGGCGATTGGGATGAATCACTTTATGGAAATTGCCAAAATGCGCGCGGGCCGAATGTTATGGGCAAAACTCCTAAAACAATTCAATCCGCAAGACGAAAAATCATTGGCACTCAGAACGCATTGCCAAACTTCGGGTTGGAGTTTAACCGAACAAGATCCGTTTAACAATGTCGCACGAACTGCCATTGAAGCGGCCGCAGCTGCTTTTGGCGGAACACAATCTTTGCATACGAATGCTTTAGATGAAGCTATTGCTTTACCAACAGACTTTTCGGCACGAATTGCCAGAAACACGCAGATATTTTTACAGGAAGAAACCAAAATCTGTAAAACCGTTGACCCTTGGGCCGGCAGTTATTACGTTGAAAGTTTAACCGCTGAAATTGCCGAAAAGGCTTGGGCATTAATCGAAGAAGTGGAAGAACTTGGCGGAATGACCAAAGCCATAGAAGCCGGAATTCCGAAGTTGCGTATCGAAGAAGCTGCCGCTCGTAAACAAGCGCGTATCGATAGCTCTCAAGATATTATTGTGGGTGTCAACAAATACCGTTTGGACAAAGAAGATCCATTACACATTTTGGATGTCGATAACCAAATGGTGCGCAAACAACAAATCGAGCAATTACAACACATCAAAGCCACACGCGACAATGATAAAGTCAAAGTATGTTTGGCTAAATTAACCGACTGTGCTAAAACCTGGCAGAACAATTCAACAGGTTCCCATGTACATGGGAATGACAATAATTTGTTATCTTTAGCCGTAGAAGCAGCCCGAAACCGAGCCACACTAGGAGAAATCAGTGATGCCTTGGAAGCAATTTTCGGACGCTATAAAGCACAAATCAGAAGTTTTAGCGGCGTGTACAGTAAAGAAATTAAAAATGACGAGAGCTTTGAAAAAGCCAAACAATTAGCCGACGCTTTCGCGAAGAAAGAAGGTCGTCGTCCGCGTATTATGATTGCCAAAATGGGACAAGACGGTCACGACCGTGGAGCCAAAGTTGTAGCCACCGGTTATGCCGATGTAGGTTTTGACGTAGACATTGGTCCCTTATTCCAAACCCCGGAAGAGGCAGCGAAACAAGCGGTAGAAAACGACGTGCACATCTTAGGTGTTTCGTCTTTGGCAGCCGGACATAAAACCCTCGTTCCACAAGTAATCGAAGAACTCAAAAAATACGGTCGCGAAGACATTATGGTCATTGTTGGCGGTGTCATACCGGCGCAAGATTATCAATTCTTGTTTGATGCCGGAGCCGTGGCGGTTTTTGGACCGGGAACTAAGATTAGTGAGGCTGCGATAAATATTCTTGAGGTACTGTTAGAAGAGTAA
- a CDS encoding methylmalonyl-CoA mutase subunit beta — translation MADNLFNGFETVSSKQWKQQIQYELKGADYNETLVWESPEGIKVKPFYHNDESETKFEITANENAFSILQNIFVHDVKKSNERALDTLNRGAESIRFTIENDSIAVEELMENLPLGKTQYFFYLPFLSIDFVNKVDDFKTKNNASIFLQIDPIGQLVRDGNWFENLDKDFDKLNTIASKATTPFLNISSGIYQNAGANMVQQLAYTLAHVNEYFNRIQNLNQPITIEVAVGTNYFFEIAKLRALRLLFNTLAKEYNHNFDCHILATPTKRNKTLYDYNVNMLRTTTEGMSAILGGANSIANLPYDALYHKDNEFGDRIARNQLLVLKHESYFDKVNNPADGAYYIESLTEQLAEKALLLFKDIEANGGLITQLIEGNIQKKISESAAKEQELFDSGKEVLLGTNKYPNKNDKMKHDLELYPFVKQNPRKTLITPIIEKRLAEKLEQERLSQEA, via the coding sequence ATGGCTGACAATTTATTCAATGGATTCGAAACGGTGTCTTCCAAACAATGGAAACAACAAATTCAATACGAACTCAAAGGTGCCGATTATAACGAAACTTTAGTTTGGGAAAGTCCCGAAGGAATCAAAGTGAAACCTTTCTATCATAACGATGAATCGGAAACCAAATTTGAAATTACTGCAAACGAAAATGCCTTTTCGATTCTTCAAAATATTTTCGTTCACGATGTCAAAAAGTCAAACGAACGCGCTTTAGACACTTTAAATCGCGGTGCCGAAAGTATTCGTTTTACGATTGAGAACGATTCGATTGCAGTGGAAGAATTAATGGAGAATCTTCCTTTGGGCAAAACCCAATATTTTTTTTATTTGCCTTTCCTTTCAATCGATTTCGTAAATAAAGTCGATGATTTCAAAACAAAAAACAACGCCAGTATATTCCTCCAAATAGATCCTATCGGGCAATTGGTTAGAGACGGCAATTGGTTCGAAAACTTAGACAAAGATTTTGATAAATTGAATACCATTGCTTCTAAAGCAACTACTCCTTTCTTAAATATCAGTAGCGGAATTTACCAAAATGCCGGTGCTAATATGGTACAACAATTGGCGTACACTTTAGCACACGTTAATGAATATTTTAATAGAATTCAAAATCTGAATCAGCCTATAACTATTGAAGTAGCCGTTGGCACCAATTACTTTTTTGAAATCGCCAAATTGCGTGCGCTGCGATTATTATTCAATACGTTAGCAAAGGAATACAATCACAATTTCGATTGCCATATCCTTGCTACCCCAACCAAACGCAACAAAACGTTATACGATTACAATGTGAATATGCTTCGCACTACTACCGAAGGCATGTCGGCGATTTTAGGCGGCGCCAATAGCATTGCCAATTTGCCTTACGATGCATTGTACCATAAAGACAATGAATTTGGGGACAGAATTGCGCGCAACCAACTATTAGTCTTAAAACACGAAAGTTACTTCGACAAAGTGAACAACCCTGCCGATGGCGCATATTATATAGAATCCTTAACCGAACAATTAGCCGAAAAAGCCTTGTTGTTATTCAAGGACATCGAAGCCAATGGCGGTTTGATCACCCAATTAATCGAAGGGAATATCCAAAAGAAAATCAGCGAAAGCGCTGCCAAAGAACAGGAATTGTTTGACAGTGGCAAAGAAGTTTTATTGGGCACCAACAAATACCCTAACAAAAACGACAAAATGAAACACGACTTGGAATTGTACCCATTCGTAAAACAAAATCCGCGCAAAACTTTAATCACCCCGATTATTGAAAAACGTTTGGCGGAGAAATTAGAACAGGAACGTTTATCCCAAGAAGCATAA
- a CDS encoding septum formation initiator family protein, producing MSFFKNLTDNYPILKILGNRYVIVLCFFIVWMLFIDNTSYMEQRVLNKQLDELEDNKKYYQDEIRKDQENIKLLKNPDQIEKYAREKYYMKRDSEDVYIIEFEEDSLKEEQSKSKSL from the coding sequence ATGAGCTTCTTTAAAAACCTAACCGATAACTATCCTATCCTGAAAATTTTGGGAAACCGATATGTTATAGTGTTGTGTTTTTTTATCGTGTGGATGCTTTTTATAGACAATACTTCCTATATGGAACAACGAGTGTTGAACAAACAACTCGACGAATTAGAAGACAACAAAAAATACTATCAGGACGAAATCAGAAAAGACCAAGAGAACATCAAACTCCTCAAAAATCCTGACCAGATTGAAAAATACGCCCGCGAAAAATACTATATGAAACGCGACAGCGAAGACGTTTACATCATCGAATTTGAGGAAGATTCTCTGAAAGAAGAACAATCCAAGTCAAAATCTTTATAA
- the udk gene encoding uridine kinase, whose product MLIIGIAGGTGSGKTTVVHQIMNELPETEVGVISQDSYYKVNNNLSFEERALINFDHPRAIDFDLLVQHLKDLKAGKTIEQPVYSFITHNRTDDSIVTHPRKVMIVEGILILTNPELRDLFDVKVFVHADSDERLIRRLKRDIAERGRDMEEVLNRYQTTLKPMHQQFIEPTKVFADIIIPNDKYNTVAIDVVRAVINQRIT is encoded by the coding sequence ATGCTGATTATCGGAATTGCCGGAGGAACAGGAAGTGGAAAAACAACCGTAGTTCACCAAATCATGAATGAATTACCCGAAACGGAAGTCGGGGTCATTTCTCAAGACTCTTATTACAAGGTAAACAATAACCTAAGTTTTGAAGAAAGAGCCTTAATCAATTTTGATCATCCTCGCGCCATCGATTTTGACCTTTTGGTACAACACTTAAAAGATCTAAAAGCAGGCAAAACCATTGAGCAACCGGTGTATTCCTTCATCACGCACAACAGAACCGATGACAGTATTGTTACACATCCTAGAAAAGTAATGATTGTTGAAGGAATTTTAATCTTAACCAATCCTGAACTTCGTGATTTATTTGACGTCAAAGTATTTGTGCACGCCGATTCTGATGAACGTTTAATCCGAAGACTAAAAAGAGACATCGCCGAACGCGGACGTGATATGGAAGAAGTATTAAATCGTTACCAAACGACTTTAAAACCAATGCACCAACAGTTTATTGAACCAACCAAAGTGTTTGCCGATATCATCATTCCAAACGATAAATACAATACGGTTGCCATTGATGTGGTTCGTGCCGTAATCAACCAAAGAATTACCTAA
- the trxB gene encoding thioredoxin-disulfide reductase, whose amino-acid sequence MSDTIEKIKCLIIGSGPAGYTAAIYAARANMNPVLYQGTQPGGQLTTTNEVENFPGYPDGVTGPEMMVQLQEQAKRFGTDVRDGWATKVDFSGPIHKVWINDTIELHAETVIISTGASAKYLGLPSEQHYLQTGGGVSACAVCDGFFYRNQEVVIVGAGDSACEEAHYLSKLCKKVTMLVRSEKFRASKIMEERVRKTENITILMNHDTVEVIGDGQVVNEVKALNKTTGEEITIPATGFFVAIGHKPNTDIFAEYITLDETGYIINVPGTSKTNVAGVFVAGDAADHVYRQAITAAGTGCMAALDAERYLAALD is encoded by the coding sequence ATGTCAGATACTATAGAAAAAATTAAATGCCTTATAATTGGTTCAGGTCCTGCGGGCTATACCGCCGCTATTTATGCCGCCAGAGCTAATATGAATCCGGTGCTTTACCAAGGAACACAACCTGGTGGACAATTAACCACCACCAATGAAGTAGAAAATTTTCCGGGTTATCCTGATGGGGTAACCGGTCCGGAAATGATGGTACAATTGCAAGAACAAGCCAAACGTTTCGGAACTGACGTTCGTGACGGTTGGGCCACCAAAGTTGATTTTTCGGGACCAATTCACAAAGTGTGGATTAACGATACCATTGAACTACACGCTGAAACGGTAATTATTTCTACCGGAGCTTCGGCTAAATATTTAGGATTGCCTTCTGAACAACATTATTTACAAACCGGTGGCGGTGTTTCTGCTTGTGCGGTTTGTGACGGGTTCTTTTACAGAAACCAAGAGGTAGTGATTGTTGGAGCCGGAGATTCGGCTTGTGAGGAAGCGCATTATTTATCAAAACTTTGTAAAAAAGTAACCATGTTGGTTAGAAGTGAGAAATTCAGAGCTTCAAAAATCATGGAAGAAAGAGTACGCAAAACAGAAAATATTACGATATTAATGAACCACGATACCGTTGAGGTGATTGGTGACGGCCAAGTGGTAAATGAAGTAAAAGCGTTGAATAAAACAACAGGTGAAGAAATTACGATTCCGGCAACCGGTTTCTTCGTAGCGATTGGTCACAAACCCAATACAGACATTTTTGCCGAATACATTACGTTGGACGAAACCGGTTACATTATCAATGTTCCGGGAACTTCTAAAACCAATGTTGCCGGTGTTTTTGTAGCCGGTGATGCTGCCGATCATGTGTATCGTCAAGCGATTACTGCAGCTGGAACAGGTTGTATGGCAGCTTTAGATGCTGAAAGATATTTGGCAGCTTTAGACTAA
- a CDS encoding M28 family peptidase produces the protein MTKKIMLSSLLIVAFFIGCNVQKEAVKKTSEPKINLGLGTYINTISTESLRTNLTYIASDETEGRETGSAGQKKAGKFMIDFYKKNGVSFPKGAKDYYQTVPAVFLNAKRNENLPDSENIWAFIEGSEKPEEIVVISAHYDHVGVKNGEVYNGADDDGSGTVALMEMAVAFQKAKNEGHGPKRSILILHVTGEEHGLHGSRYYAENPLFPLINTVADVNIDMIGRRDDLHKDSNNYIYVIGSDYLSTDLYNICESVNKEYTKLDLDYKYNDKKDPNRFYYRSDHYNFAKNGIPSVFLFNGTHADYHKASDEVSKIEFDALTKRTQYAFAIAWEIANRKDRLIVDKKE, from the coding sequence ATGACAAAAAAAATAATGCTCTCATCACTATTGATTGTTGCCTTCTTTATAGGTTGCAACGTTCAAAAAGAAGCGGTAAAAAAAACTTCGGAACCTAAAATTAATTTGGGTCTCGGAACATATATTAATACTATTTCAACCGAAAGTTTACGCACTAATTTAACCTATATCGCTTCCGACGAAACCGAAGGCCGTGAAACCGGTAGTGCCGGACAAAAAAAGGCCGGAAAATTCATGATTGATTTCTATAAAAAGAACGGCGTGTCTTTTCCGAAAGGCGCTAAAGATTATTACCAAACCGTTCCCGCAGTTTTTTTAAATGCAAAACGAAATGAAAACTTACCCGATTCGGAGAATATTTGGGCTTTCATAGAAGGTTCCGAAAAACCAGAGGAGATTGTGGTGATCTCAGCCCATTACGACCACGTAGGTGTTAAAAATGGAGAAGTTTACAACGGTGCCGATGATGACGGTTCGGGAACTGTTGCTTTAATGGAAATGGCGGTGGCTTTTCAAAAAGCCAAAAACGAAGGTCATGGTCCAAAGCGTTCTATCCTAATCTTGCATGTAACCGGTGAAGAACATGGTTTACACGGTTCGCGCTATTATGCCGAGAATCCTTTATTTCCTTTGATCAATACGGTTGCCGATGTTAATATTGATATGATAGGTCGCCGCGATGATTTGCACAAAGACAGTAACAATTATATTTATGTAATTGGTTCCGATTATTTATCGACTGACCTGTACAACATTTGCGAAAGCGTGAATAAAGAATATACCAAACTTGACTTAGACTATAAATACAACGATAAAAAAGACCCCAACCGTTTTTATTATCGTTCTGATCATTACAATTTTGCCAAAAACGGAATTCCATCAGTATTCCTTTTTAACGGTACACATGCCGATTACCACAAAGCCTCAGATGAAGTCAGTAAAATAGAGTTTGATGCACTAACCAAACGCACCCAATATGCTTTTGCTATTGCTTGGGAAATTGCCAATAGAAAAGACCGACTAATTGTAGACAAAAAAGAGTAA
- a CDS encoding DUF3667 domain-containing protein — MSKSELRKDKTCLNCRYVVENKFCPNCGQENTDTRKTFVQLFVHFFEDLTHYENSFWKTIRNLMFKPSSLTKEYLSGKRMSYLAPIRLYIFISFVTFFLFSVIPDSPSDETVKVNENQAKPMEQIIVTEADSINKAKDNLEKKKWIADMEKNGYIDKKVADTLQKTIDDKKAPTDGSDYMNFGYRSVEHLDSIQKFGKADEKLNGFEYWVNKKILMVKKGRTQKEVYDKVTESFIHNIPKALFIYMPLFAFVLWLFQDKKRWYYFDHGIFTLHYFSFLLLASLILELFNFFVGLMGNNSITNGIIYMIDTIIIVYMLYYFFPAHHRFYEQSRIKTIIKGILMFFINMIILTFILVGLFFYSFINIH; from the coding sequence ATGTCCAAAAGCGAACTCAGAAAAGACAAAACGTGCTTGAATTGCCGTTACGTTGTTGAAAATAAATTTTGTCCCAATTGTGGTCAGGAAAACACCGATACCCGTAAAACTTTTGTACAACTGTTTGTGCATTTTTTTGAAGACCTAACCCATTACGAAAACTCCTTTTGGAAAACCATCAGGAACCTAATGTTTAAGCCTTCGTCGTTAACCAAAGAATACCTTTCAGGTAAGCGAATGTCATATCTTGCGCCTATTCGGCTGTACATTTTTATCAGTTTTGTGACTTTCTTTCTTTTTTCTGTTATTCCCGATAGTCCGAGCGATGAAACTGTTAAGGTCAATGAGAATCAAGCCAAGCCGATGGAGCAAATAATCGTTACTGAAGCAGATTCGATTAACAAAGCGAAAGACAACCTTGAAAAAAAGAAATGGATAGCCGATATGGAAAAAAATGGCTATATCGATAAAAAAGTTGCCGATACACTCCAAAAAACTATTGATGACAAAAAAGCGCCAACTGACGGTAGTGATTATATGAATTTCGGTTACCGATCTGTGGAGCATTTAGATTCCATTCAAAAATTTGGCAAAGCCGACGAAAAACTGAATGGTTTTGAATATTGGGTGAATAAAAAAATCCTGATGGTCAAAAAAGGGAGAACACAAAAAGAAGTTTATGACAAAGTAACCGAATCATTTATCCACAATATTCCGAAAGCATTATTCATTTATATGCCTTTATTTGCCTTCGTACTTTGGCTATTTCAAGATAAAAAAAGATGGTATTATTTTGACCATGGTATTTTCACTTTACATTATTTTTCCTTTTTGTTATTGGCTTCCTTAATTCTCGAATTATTTAATTTCTTTGTTGGATTGATGGGAAATAATTCGATTACTAACGGTATCATTTATATGATTGACACGATCATTATTGTATATATGCTTTATTATTTTTTTCCGGCGCACCATCGTTTTTACGAGCAAAGTAGGATAAAAACAATTATCAAAGGTATCTTGATGTTCTTTATCAATATGATTATCCTAACCTTTATATTAGTTGGGCTTTTTTTCTATTCGTTTATTAACATTCATTAA
- a CDS encoding DUF1801 domain-containing protein, whose protein sequence is MQSKALTVEEYINELPSDRKEVIQKLRKTIIENLPKGFEEMMGYGMMGYSVPHSIYPNGYHCNPKDPLPFMGMASQKNFVAFYHMGIYADKNLYDWFVAEYTQRCKYKLDMGKSCVRFKKFDDIPYDLIAELTQKISVEDWIKTYESAFKK, encoded by the coding sequence ATGCAATCAAAAGCGCTAACCGTGGAGGAATACATTAATGAGTTGCCTTCAGACCGAAAAGAAGTGATTCAAAAACTCCGAAAAACAATTATAGAAAATCTTCCCAAAGGCTTTGAAGAAATGATGGGTTATGGGATGATGGGTTACTCAGTTCCACATTCTATTTACCCGAATGGCTATCATTGTAATCCAAAAGATCCGTTGCCATTTATGGGTATGGCTTCGCAAAAAAACTTTGTGGCTTTTTACCATATGGGTATTTATGCGGATAAAAATTTGTACGATTGGTTTGTGGCGGAATACACTCAGCGTTGTAAATACAAACTCGATATGGGAAAAAGTTGTGTGCGTTTCAAAAAGTTTGATGACATTCCGTATGATTTAATAGCCGAATTAACCCAGAAAATTTCTGTCGAGGATTGGATTAAAACCTACGAATCTGCGTTTAAAAAATAA
- a CDS encoding GNAT family N-acetyltransferase, whose amino-acid sequence MIVIQNNSDYSFTDVRAIAQEVWPKTYGSILSQAQLDYMMDMMYSIEALQRQANEKQHQFIVAKENDISVGFASYEFDCNRTKKTKIHKIYVLSTQQGKGTGKILLDFIADEAKRQHNTAIFLNVNKYNSAQHFYMKLGFDIIEEEVIDIGSGYVMDDFVMEKEI is encoded by the coding sequence ATGATAGTTATTCAAAACAATTCGGATTATAGTTTTACGGATGTTAGAGCCATTGCCCAAGAAGTTTGGCCTAAAACGTATGGTTCAATTTTGAGCCAAGCCCAACTCGATTATATGATGGACATGATGTACAGTATTGAAGCTTTGCAAAGGCAGGCGAATGAAAAACAACATCAGTTTATTGTAGCCAAAGAGAATGATATTTCAGTTGGATTTGCTTCTTATGAGTTCGATTGTAATAGAACAAAAAAGACTAAGATTCACAAAATTTATGTTTTGTCAACCCAACAAGGGAAAGGCACCGGTAAGATTTTATTGGATTTTATTGCTGATGAAGCCAAAAGACAACATAACACAGCCATTTTTTTAAATGTTAACAAATACAATTCGGCGCAACATTTTTATATGAAGTTGGGCTTTGACATTATTGAAGAAGAAGTAATCGATATTGGTAGCGGTTATGTAATGGATGATTTTGTGATGGAAAAAGAAATATAA
- a CDS encoding YceI family protein: protein MKKILFYGLLLVTAQNFAQTKLVTKTGKITFEASVPAFEEVKAKNEAVTCILNTETGEIASLALMKGFRFKVALMEEHFNENYVESDKFPKSTFKGKIDNFDLSKLTATAKEYTIKGKLELHGKSKDIVVTAKIKKTDAGVEIDSNFSVNTDDYGIEIPSVVSKKLTKKVAVTLDVTLK from the coding sequence ATGAAAAAAATATTGTTTTATGGATTGTTGTTAGTTACGGCACAAAATTTTGCCCAAACTAAACTGGTAACCAAAACCGGAAAAATTACTTTTGAAGCTTCAGTACCTGCATTTGAAGAAGTAAAAGCTAAAAACGAGGCCGTTACTTGTATTTTAAATACGGAAACGGGAGAAATTGCCAGCTTGGCTTTGATGAAAGGATTTCGCTTTAAAGTAGCTTTGATGGAAGAACATTTCAACGAAAACTATGTGGAAAGCGATAAATTCCCAAAATCAACTTTTAAAGGAAAAATAGATAACTTTGATTTGAGCAAACTTACCGCAACCGCCAAAGAATATACCATCAAAGGAAAACTCGAACTGCACGGTAAATCAAAAGACATTGTTGTCACCGCCAAAATTAAAAAAACCGATGCCGGTGTAGAAATAGATTCTAATTTCTCTGTAAACACTGATGATTACGGTATTGAAATTCCGAGTGTTGTCAGTAAAAAACTCACCAAGAAAGTAGCCGTAACTTTAGATGTTACTCTTAAATAA